One Elaeis guineensis isolate ETL-2024a chromosome 10, EG11, whole genome shotgun sequence genomic window carries:
- the LOC105053048 gene encoding uncharacterized protein isoform X2 has product MILRSISTPIDFRYSFLPVKNPALLHRSVRLRRRRPTLRVHSVLEDLFHNLVSAFPSPTSLDLLAPVLGFASGAALYVASRSRRGGGGGVPDAVVGDWILFTSPTPFNRCVLLRCPSVSFEDGGELLEGVNDRLVREERHYVNLSRGRIPAARLGTDEKIEEDEVSYQRVCVGTEDGGVISLDWPDNLDIAKEHGLDTTMVIVPGVTEGSMDRNVRMFVIDALKHGYFPIVMNPRGCASSPLTTARLFTAADSDDICTAIGFINRLRPWTTLMGVGWGYGANMLTKYLAEVEETTPLTAAVCIDNPFDLAEATRSFPHHIALDQKLTSGLIDILQSNKELFQGKAKGFDVGKALSATSIRDFDEAVSMISYGCHAVEDFYSKISTRQSVSSLKIPVLFIQTDDGTVPLFSVPRSSIAENPFTSLLLCSCLPSTIVTTERSAILWCQNLAIEWLSAVELALLKGRHPLLKDVDITINPSKGLAFVDGIASKRSISDGSSFHVSYDPSRLFLGRKSANGIQKNDNVLKEGDGAVQDKVNSHSKSRNELREMQKNDNAGIDTDKNVEALQPNGAVNASWDIQGDGLMDSENSQVLQTAAAVMNMLDVTTPGTLDDEQKQKVLTAVEQGETLMKALEGAVPEDVRGKLTSAVTEILQTQSTNLNIDGLKRIGWLPNLTSELKSRIQGKRGTGSEEKAEDDLACLNSGNNNTQERSESSQEKSAPDSGHVEAGAEVAGKSNQPNKFEKGIARIDEAIGEQQKVNQSSEITEKHSAYDQVAASDANDVHNNEAKKVDPAVDQNKQISSTNTEEALSDGSSASVQQVTEKAGNEITKKEEKVTQDMVDQNIQSSSTKSEESWSQHPSSKSPSINVTQALEALTGFDDSTQMAVNSVFGVIENMIDQLEKTSNQSNDDEIDKIEDQKSQIDDEVNKIEDQESRIASHDFPPINETKYDCIEDSDNRPAEVSNASQPCNQVENNLHEVAAETHEGLEDKWGEDKLFASSGENSISQSEECNSGGNYIDGKNLNMVGCVQKFPLNVVMNSYWGPPYATYLHRYLSAQSPIMKSSDLNSTTDLFLDPEEGRWKMLDQAGNANNTVGESGENRSINGSSHIINAKSEQGDMEQAVEPSYIILDTEFSRFEKQQSEELNEIDDSIKQADAKKEELIGLIRNALLEALKVEVARRLGMPDSKKMDSSLVCDLEQVSDAVSRAVVSDDVMNLNSFSESDDTSLVNLSAVEGEHIIKAIYSAVQDASHLRKVLPVGVIVGSSLASLRKYFQVASLHDDVQSKTNHQSGNVGQQFFDQERHIRIGDQHSDTDSSLNSENETCEIDNSNNKGIMVGAVTAALGASALLARHEQNKSHKYDEALESPSALSNEKGFPHLEHAKLEEAVREKNQDTLVTSLAEKAMSVAGPVVPTRSDGEVDQERLVAILAELGQKGGMLRLVGKIALLWGGLRGAMSLTDRLISFLRIAERPLFQRSMISSRACWVE; this is encoded by the exons ATGATCCTCCGATCCATCTCAACCCCTATCGATTTTCGGTACTCTTTCCTCCCCGTCAAGAACCCGGCCCTTCTCCACCGGAGCGTTCGGCTTCGCCGACGGCGGCCGACGCTCCGGGTGCATTCTGTGCTCGAGGACCTCTTCCACAACCTCGTCTCCGCCTTCCCCTCCCCCACTTCCCTCGACCTCCTCGCGCCAGTCCTCGGCTTCGCTTCCGGCGCCGCCCTTTACGTCGCCTCCCGCAGCCGCCGTGGAGGTGGAGGCGGGGTCCCCGATGCCGTTGTTGGGGATTGGATATTATTCACGAGCCCGACGCCGTTCAACAGGTGCGTTCTCCTCCGGTGCCCCTCGGTGTCGTTCGAGGACGGCGGCGAGCTGCTGGAGGGCGTGAACGATAGGCTGGTGAGGGAGGAACGGCACTACGTGAATCTGAGCCGGGGGAGGATACCGGCGGCGAGGTTGGGGACTGATGAAAAGATCGAGGAGGATGAGGTCTCGTACCAGAGGGTCTGCGTAGGAACCGAGGATGGAGGGGTGATCTCATTGGACTGGCCGGACAATTTGGACATCGCGAAGGAGCATGGCCTGGACACGACGATGGTCATCGTGCCAGGGGTGACCGAGGGAAGCATGGATAGAAATGTGAGAATGTTTGTTATTGATGCCCTCAAGCATGGGTATTTCCCGATTGTTATGAACCCCAGAGGATGCGCCAGTTCCCCACTAACCACAGCAAG GTTATTTACAGCTGCTGACAGCGATGATATCTGCACAGCTATCGGATTCATCAACAGATTAAGACCCTGGACAACATTGATGGGCGTTGGCTGGGGTTATGGTGCAAATATGCTGACAAAATATCTTGCTGAAGTGGAAGAGACAACTCCTCTTACAGCTGCTGTTTGCATAGACAATCCTTTTGACTTAGCAGAAGCCACGAGGTCATTCCCTCATCATATTGCTTTGGACCAAAAGCTCACAAGTGGATTGATAGATATTCTTCAATCTAATAAG GAGCTCTTCCAAGGAAAAGCTAAAGGTTTTGATGTTGGAAAAGCTTTATCAGCCACATCTATTCGTGATTTTGATGAAGCTGTATCGATGATTTCTTATGGCTGTCATGCTGTTGAGGATTTCTACTCAAAGATCAGTACAAGGCAGTCAGTTAGCAGCTTGAAGATCCCTGTCCTATTTATACAG ACTGATGATGGGACTGTACCACTTTTCTCTGTTCCACGCAGCTCAATAGCAGAAAATCCATTTACAAGTCTTCTTCTTTGTTCTTGTTTGCCTTCAACTATTGTCACAACTGAGAGATCTGCTATTCTTTGGTGCCAAAATCTAGCCATTGAG TGGCTTTCAGCAGTGGAACTTGCACTTTTGAAAGGTCGCCATCCTCTTCTAAAAGATGTGGATATTACGATCAATCCTTCAAAAGGCTTAGCATTTGTTGATGGCATAGCATCAAAGAGAAGTATTTCAGATGGAAGTAGTTTCCATGTGAGCTATGATCCATCTCGATTGTTTTTAGGCCGTAAGAGTGCAAATGGAATACAGAAAAATGATAATGTACTCAAAGAAGGTGATGGTGCAGTTCAAGATAAAGTTAACAGTCACTCAAAATCAAGAAATGAGTTGCGTGAAATGCAGAAAAATGATAATGCAGGAATAGATACGGACAAAAATGTTGAAGCCTTGCAGCCCAATGGTGCAGTTAATGCCAGTTGGGACATACAAGGAGATGGTCTTATGGACAGTGAAAATAGCCAAGTATTACAAACTGCTGCTGCAGTCATGAATATGCTTGATGTTACTACACCAGGGACACTAGATGATGAACAAAAGCAAAAG GTTCTTACTGCCGTGGAACAAGGAGAAACACTTATGAAAGCTCTGGAAGGAGCTGTGCCTGAAGATGTACGTGGAAAGCTTACATCTGCTGTTACTGAGATTCTGCAAACTCAGAGTACAAACTTAAATATCGATGGTCTCAAAAGGATTGGATGGCTTCCTAATTTAACATCAGAGCTGAAGTCAAGGATCCAAGGTAAAAGGGGTACTGGCAGTGAGGAAAAAGCAGAAGATGATTTGGCCTGCTTAAATTCAGGCAATAACAACACTCAGGAGAGAAGTGAGTCTTCTCAGGAAAAGTCTGCCCCAGATTCTGGACATGTTGAAGCTGGGGCAGAAGTAGCAGGTAAGTCAAACCAGCCTAACAAATTTGAGAAAGGAATTGCGAGGATAGATGAGGCTATAGGCGAGCAGCAGAAGGTCAATCAAAGCTCTGAAATAACTGAGAAGCACTCTGCATATGATCAAGTGGCTGCAAGCGATGCAAATGATGTCCATAACAATGAAGCAAAAAAAGTGGATCCTGCAGTAGATCAAAATAAGCAAATTTCATCTACTAACACTGAAGAAGCATTGTCAGATGGCTCATCCGCTTCTGTGCAGCAGGTGACAGAAAAAGCAGGGAATGAAATtacaaagaaagaagagaaagttaCTCAGGATATGGTAGATCAAAATATACAAAGTTCTTCCACTAAATCAGAAGAATCCTGGTCACAACATCCGTCTTCTAAGTCCCCCTCAATAAATGTGACTCAGGCATTAGAAGCCTTAACCGGGTTTGATGACTCGACACAAATGGCTGTTAATAGCGTTTTTGGAGTCATAGAGAATATGATTGATCAATTAGAGAAAACGAGCAACCAGAGCAATGATGATGAAATAGATAAAATTGAGGATCAAAAATCCCAAATTGATGATGAAGTAAATAAAATTGAGGATCAGGAATCTCGAATTGCATCCCATGACTTCCCTCCCATCAATGAAACAAAATATGATTGCATAGAGGACAGTGACAATAGACCAGCTGAAGTATCAAATGCAAGTCAACCATGTAATCAAGTTGAGAACAATTTACATGAAGTAGCTGCTGAGACTCATGAGGGACTTGAAGATAAGTGGGGCGAGGATAAGCTATTTGCATCATCAGGAGAAAACAGTATCAGTCAGTCTGAAGAATGTAATTCAGGGGGTAATTATATAGATGGTAAGAACCTTAATATGGTTGGTTGTGTTCAAAAGTTTCCATTAAACGTAGTTATGAACTCTTATTGGGGGCCACCATATGCAACATATCTCCATAGATATCTTTCTGCACAGTCACCAATAATGAAATCATCAGATCTAAATTCAACAACTGATCTATTTCTTGACCCAGAAGAAGGTCGGTGGAAAATGCTAGATCAAGCAGGAAATGCGAACAATACTGTAGGTGAAAGTGGAGAAAACCGGAGCATCAATGGAAGTAGTCATATTATCAATGCTAAATCAGAACAAGGTGATATGGAGCAAGCGGTCGAACCATCCTACATAATATTAGATACTGAATTTTCAAGATTTGAAAAGCAGCAGTCTGAAGAGCTTAATGAAATAGATGATTCTATCAAACAAGCTGATGCTAAAAAAGAGGAGTTGATTGGCTTAATTAGGAATGCTTTGCTGGAAGCTTTGAAGGTTGAAGTTGCTCGTAGATTAGGCATGCCTGACTCGAAGAAAATGGACAGTAGTCTGGTGTGTGATCTGGAACAAGTCAGCGATGCAGTATCCCGAGCTGTTGTGTCTGAcgatgtgatgaatttgaactCATTTTCAGAAAGTGACGATACTAGTTTGGTGAACCTTAGTGCAGTTGAGGGAGAGCACATAATAAAAGCCATTTATTCTGCAGTCCAGGATGCCAGCCATTTGAGAAAAGTCCTTCCAGTTGGTGTAATTGTTGGTTCAAGCTTGGCATCTTTAAGAAAGTACTTTCAGGTTGCTTCTCTGCATGATGATGTCCAAAGCAAAACCAACCATCAATCAGGAAATGTGGGGCAACAGTTTTTTGATCAAGAAAGACACATCAGGATTGGGGATCAACATTCTGATACAGATAGCTCATTAAATAGTGAAAATGAAACATGTGAGATAGACAATTCAAACAATAAGGGCATCATGGTTGGGGCTGTTACAGCTGCATTGGGTGCATCTGCTTTATTGGCACGGCATGAG